From Punica granatum isolate Tunisia-2019 chromosome 1, ASM765513v2, whole genome shotgun sequence:
GGGAAAGGGACACACTGGACGTGGAAACATTCGGTACAGCGAGGCGACATGCATTTGAACATCATGGTGTTGCTGTGTTCGCCACAGGTGAGGCAGGTTCCGGGCATATTCTTGGACTCGACGAGGAAGAATGGATGCCCCTCAAGTTCGAATTTCCAAGGAGGGACTAGCCTGACGCAGTAGTTGCACAGGCGGAAATCACAGGAGTCGGAGCAGCCGTGACTGAGTATGGTCGAGACGCTGCAGATCTGGCAACCGTAAAGCCCCTCCTTAGGTATAAGCGGGTGCTGCGCATGAAGGGGATGATTCAACTTGCAGCAAGAGAAATGCATATAATGAGAACAATCCTCGCATCCAATTGCCGAGCTGCCCTCGATAAGACCATCACAAACTCGGCAAGCTACCACTACTTCACCATCAATCCCTGTCGCGGCCCCTAAGTTCTCGCATATACGCAAAGGATGCTCGTGGTAGGGATGTCGAAATTTCATGGTTCTCTCTTCTGTTCCAACTCTCAGATAAGAGAGAATTGGAGAGGAGGTAGGTCCCGAAGATAATATTTATACAGCCTAGCCTATCCATATCCATATCCATCATCAATGTAACAAACTTattaaactaatttttttgaaaagataatattattaacctcatttctattataagattaaaatcatcataatatataaacttataataaaataagaaataatatatgtcgtaaaatttcatattttaaaaaatatgtaatcGAGTttgcgtatatatatatatacatatatttatgataAATCTGGCTACTACAcaaacaattaaataaatataaattgaattattcaaaattagtctaattttattaatttattattgtacAAAAtgggaaattaattattaaaattatgtcAAGTTACGTTTCAATAGAATATAGTATAATATCCCGGTAGTCAGGGTCATCAAACACATACGGCTTCAatagaatataatataatttaatgcACGCAAGCATCACGTTAAGAATAATATATTACCTAcctgataaaaaataatgaattattCTTCTTCATACATGGATCTCATTTTCCCTGTAGTCGGAGTCATAAGACACATATAGTTTCAATAGAATATAGTATAATTTAATGCACGCAAGCAACACGTTAAGAATAATATATTACCTacctgataaaaaaaatataatgaattcttcttcttcttacaTGGATCTCGTTTTCCCGGTAGTCAGAGTCATCAAACACATATAGTTTCAATAGAATATAGTATAATTTAATGCACGCAAGCAACACgttaagaataataatatattacatacctgataaaaaataatgaattcttcttcttcttacaTGGACCTCGCTTTCCGGTAGTCAGAGTCATCAACACACGTATTTTAAAGAAGGCAGAAGATTTGAATGTGGACTGGAGATGGAATGGAGGGGCATTACTTCCGCCAGCACTTATTGGCCACTGGGGTCTGTGCGAACTGTGCAGTAGCTAGCTGCCCATCATTTCTCTAGTCAGCATGTGTCTTTTATGTCCCCGAGTTCGGTGAAGGCATGCCTTTGCTGCAGATCTGTTGATAACCGGTCGGGATTTAACATCCCTCTCGACCCCACCCATATTAGGCATTGATCCTGGATGATGCCCGGTGATCGATAGTGTTATAGAGCTTGAGTGCCAAGCACGTGGGCATTCAAGTTAACTGAAGGTCCAATCTATGCCTGCAAATCTACTTCCAGTCCACAGGTCATGCACCCGGGATATCTTGCAGACTGTAGTGTAGAGCTAGCATGCACACCCACCACCCGCTGCACTCGCTGAGATTCGACAGTGAAAGGGGGAATCGTAACGTGTGTCTGTGCTGCTATTGCTTCTGCTACTTTGCATACCAATGCAAAGGGTGCCCTGCTATTACTCGCTGGCTTTGGTTTGCGCAAATGTGTGATTATGCTCTTCACATAAGATTAATGACCCTGAGCTCCCTGTCTATGTCAGCGAGGACTGCGAGTACACTGCTGGCTACCTGTTGGTCCTCTTGCTGACTTTCTGTGTCAAAGGATTATCCTGTTTCCCATCTATAAAGCCTAATGACACTGTTAGCAAGATCTACGGGAATCATGAATGGCAATGGCCAAGAAGCACAGACCCGCTGGCTAGAGAAATCGAGAGGTTAGTGTCAGCTATAACACCTGGCACTAGAGATGTAATGATCTGGTCCCCTAACGAGTCTGGTAAATTTACGTCTTCAAGTGTTCGGAAATGCCTCAGAGACAAAAAAGGTAAAGGTGCAGAGGGACAAAGCCATTAGGTTTGCATGCCATCTTAAATAGGGGATCACTTTTGTGTCTACCAACTGCGAATTCTGTGGAGATGAGACAGAGACTATGGGACCA
This genomic window contains:
- the LOC116199795 gene encoding uncharacterized protein LOC116199795 isoform X2; translation: MKFRHPYHEHPLRICENLGAATGIDGEVVVACRVCDGLIEGSSAIGCEDCSHYMHFSCCKLNHPLHAQHPLIPKEGLYGCQICSVSTILSHGCSDSCDFRLCNYCVRLVPPWKFELEGHPFFLVESKNMPGTCLTCGEHSNTMMFKCMSPRCTECFHVQCVPFPLPESIKHPNHWHPLTYTESFVDPNIIGCYCDACEEERDPKIPVYLCEDCNFTSDVTCALTQVSPPLIAEWEARTYQSGQANRQGDPRHVHEIKQKIARLRRDEERLTWCLERIVQELNKAEGRHAKYVASRVQSGK
- the LOC116199795 gene encoding uncharacterized protein LOC116199795 isoform X1, which produces MKFRHPYHEHPLRICENLGAATGIDGEVVVACRVCDGLIEGSSAIGCEDCSHYMHFSCCKLNHPLHAQHPLIPKEGLYGCQICSVSTILSHGCSDSCDFRLCNYCVRLVPPWKFELEGHPFFLVESKNMPGTCLTCGEHSNTMMFKCMSPRCTECFHVQCVPFPLPESIKHPNHWHPLTYTESFVDPNIIGCYCDACEEERDPKIPVYLCEDCNFTSDVTCALTQMRLFFILAQVSPPLIAEWEARTYQSGQANRQGDPRHVHEIKQKIARLRRDEERLTWCLERIVQELNKAEGRHAKYVASRVQSGK